The following proteins come from a genomic window of Plectropomus leopardus isolate mb chromosome 11, YSFRI_Pleo_2.0, whole genome shotgun sequence:
- the exosc6 gene encoding exosome complex component MTR3: MPTDNKRVRGPEVSQSPSLFACKPAAVLPAHGPRADGRQRDQVDVRPVFVRCGLVSQAKGSAYIEAGDTKLMCCVYGPRETERKDETDMKCGRLTTDMRFAPFSCPERGSWIQGSQDKDFSLMLHESLQPAVCLHKYPRSQIEVNVMILENSGSVLAHAVTCASLALADAGIEMYDLVLGCSIRQDGASYVVDPSYMEENSCSSVSGENQGRLTVAFLPSLNQISGLQSDGEMTEETLTAGVRTCIEGCYKLYPVIQQALAKAVRRAAPPPSES, from the exons ATGCCGACTGACAACAAACGTGTCCGCGGCCCCGAGGTGTCCCAAAGTCCGTCTCTGTTTGCATGCAAGCCGGCGGCTGTCCTCCCGGCGCACGGCCCCAGAGCGGACGGTCGGCAGCGGGATCAGGTGGACGTCCGGCCGGTGTTTGTCCGCTGCGGGCTCGTGAGCCAGGCCAAAGGCTCCGCGTACATCGAGGCTGGAGACACCAAGCTGATGTGCTGCGTTTACGGCCCCAGAGAGACGGAGCGGAAAGACGAGACCGACATGAAATGTGGAAG gttGACTACTGACATGCGTTTTGCTCCATTTTCCTGCCCGGAGAGGGGCTCCTGGATTCAGGGGAGCCAGGACAAGGACTTTTCCCTGATGCTGCACGAGAGTCTACAGCCCGCCGTGTGCCTCCACAAATACCCCCGCTCTCAGATCGAGGTCAACGTGATGATCCTTGAGAACAGCGGCTCGGTTCTGGCCCACGCAGTCACGTGCGCTTCTCTAGCTCTCGCGGATGCAGGGATTGAAATGTACGATCTGGTGCTCGGTTGCTCCATACGGCAGGATGGCGCCTCTTATGTGGTCGACCCCTCTTACATGGAGGAGAACAGCTGCAGCTCGGTCAGCGGTGAGAACCAGGGCCGCCTGACTGTTGCGTTCCTCCCCAGCCTGAACCAGATATCTGGGCTGCAGTCGGATGGAGAAATGACTGAGGAGACGCTGACGGCGGGGGTTCGGACCTGCATAGAGGGATGTTATAAACTGTACCCGGTCATCCAGCAGGCCCTGGCCAAAGCTGTGCGCAGGGCCGCGCCCCCACCATCAGAGAGCTGA